The proteins below are encoded in one region of Oreochromis niloticus isolate F11D_XX linkage group LG6, O_niloticus_UMD_NMBU, whole genome shotgun sequence:
- the LOC100704008 gene encoding myeloid-associated differentiation marker-like protein 2 yields the protein MDSHSGPYLNHKALCSPLGAARLCQLALGCAVIAMVTHTAGYSGSHGVFCMAAWCFCFAMSVLVFFLDATRLYSYLPVSWDNLTVTCAAFATLMYVTASVVYPLFFVQSECPYAGCDVRNFRIAVTVCSILGTLAYGAEVALCRARPGQIVTGYMATVSGLLKVVQGFIACIIFGALANRSQYSQYAGTIYCVVVYAFCFALTALVIIMTVCKRTKAVCCMPFDRFVVVCTLLEVLLYLSASVVWPVFCFDTKYGSPWRPSSCPQGKCPWDSKVVVAVFSFVNFGLYLADLIYSQRIRFVSSHRPSNSRA from the exons ATGGATTCCCACAGTGGTCCCTACCTCAACCATAAGGCTCTCTGCTCACCTCTGGGTGCAGCCCGGTTATGTCAGTTAGCTTTGGGCTGTGCTGTGATCGCGATGGTGACCCACACTGCCGGCTACAGCGGCTCACACGGCGTGTTCTGCATGGCGGCGTGGTGTTTTTGCTTCGCCATGTCAGTATTGGTGTTCTTCCTGGATGCAACCCGTCTCTACAGCTACCTGCCCGTATCCTGGGACAACCTCACAGTCACGTGTGCTGCCTTTGCAACGCTCAT GTATGTGACGGCCTCTGTCGTTTACCCTCTGTTCTTTGTGCAATCCGAGTGCCCTTACGCTGGCTGTGATGTCAGAAATTTCCGCATTGCCGTCACCGTCTGCTCCATCCTTGGGACTCTGGCCTACGGGGCGGAAGTGGCCTTGTGCCGAGCAAGACCAGGCCAGATTGTGACGGGTTATATGGCCACAGTGTCCGGCCTTCTCAAAGTTGTTCAGGGCTTTATAGCCTGCATCATCTTTGGTGCACTGGCCAACCGGAGTCAGTATTCCCAGTATGCAGGCACAATCTACTGCGTTGTTGTCTACGCTTTCTGTTTTGCCCTCACAGCACTGGTGATCATAATGACTGTGTGCAAGCGGACCAAGGCTGTGTGCTGCATGCCCTTTGACCGCTTCGTGGTAGTGTGCACCCTCCTCGAAGTACTGCTCTACCTGAGTGCATCAGTGGTGTGGCCAGTGTTCTGCTTTGACACAAAATACGGCTCCCCATGGAGACCGTCGTCCTGTCCACAGGGGAAGTGTCCGTGGGACAGCAAGGTTGTGGTGGCCGTGTTTTCCTTCGTCAACTTTGGACTGTATTTGGCCGACCTGATCTATTCCCAGAGGATACGATTCGTCTCCTCACATAGGCCCAGTAATTCGCGGGCCTAG